In a genomic window of Carassius gibelio isolate Cgi1373 ecotype wild population from Czech Republic chromosome A3, carGib1.2-hapl.c, whole genome shotgun sequence:
- the LOC127942601 gene encoding uncharacterized protein LOC127942601, whose protein sequence is MSDFSFVCPIILCFSCLGPLPDPYMMASGSKLSQVQPQPLMAVVLDGLSEMEWTPSKFGSVPRGSPMSYHCPPKKSSDLLLHHMAPEFPSLPVMQHIFPRLHFVPTLHQLMDLQSLEVSPQLSLEIAKETQQQSKCPAWTQLRRTRLTASRFWDACCSRSCRAELESAAIQMIRGSTKQTAAMKHGLLVEPEILANYAELLRVNVLPAGFVIHPDAPHLGASPDGRVYDPSESPPFGLVEVKSSTKTDPSQVAHLKVQEGHASLRRSHKYYWQVQGQLAITGLTWCDFVTDTLSTLTVERIWRDDSFIAEMKEQLDIYYYGTYMNAYLKLH, encoded by the coding sequence ATGTCTGACTTTTCTTTTGTGTGTCCAATAATCTTGTGTTTCTCTTGTCTAGGACCACTGCCAGATCCATATATGATGGCATCTGGAAGCAAATTAAGCCAGGTGCAGCCCCAACCTCTCATGGCTGTTGTATTGGATGGGCTTTCTGAGATGGAGTGGACGCCATCTAAATTTGGGTCTGTCCCTCGTGGATCCCCCATGTCCTATCACTGTCCACCCAAGAAGTCCAGTGACCTCCTCCTACACCACATGGCTCCAGAATTTCCATCCCTTCCTGTGATGCAGCACATTTTTCCTAGGTTGCATTTTGTCCCGACCTTGCATCAGTTAATGGATCTCCAGTCTCTTGAAGTGTCACCGCAGCTGTCCTTAGAGATAGCAAAAGAAACTCAGCAGCAATCCAAATGTCCTGCGTGGACACAGCTACGGCGAACAAGGCTGACTGCTAGTCGTTTTTGGGATGCTTGTTGTAGTAGGTCGTGTCGTGCAGAGCTGGAGTCTGCAGCTATTCAGATGATCAGAGGCTCCACAAAGCAAACAGCTGCAATGAAGCATGGGCTACTAGTGGAGCCTGAAATACTGGCAAACTATGCTGAACTGTTGCGAGTTAATGTGTTACCAGCAGGGTTCGTCATTCACCCTGATGCACCACATCTCGGGGCCAGTCCAGACGGTCGGGTGTATGACCCTTCAGAGTCACCTCCTTTTGGCCTGGTTGAAGTGAAAAGCAGCACAAAAACTGATCCATCTCAGGTTGCTCACCTCAAGGTGCAGGAAGGCCACGCCAGTCTGAGGCGTTCACATAAGTACTACTGGCAGGTTCAGGGCCAACTGGCAATCACAGGACTGACATGGTGTGACTTTGTTACCGATACCCTATCAACTTTAACCGTGGAAAGAATTTGGCGTGATGACTCATTCATTGCGGAAATGAAAGAGCAATTAGATATATATTATTATGGCACATACATGAATGCATACCTTAAATTACACTAA